A window of Pelomonas sp. SE-A7 genomic DNA:
GCAGCGGCCGTGCGCCGCGAGGTGATCTCGTTGCCGTCCATCAGGGCCAGTGGCTGGCCGGTGGCCGCATCGAACAAGCTGTAGCTGGAGTACAGGCCCGGCAGGTCACGACCTGCATTGCCCGGCGCGATGCTGACCGTCTTGATGCCCAGCAAGCCGTCGGCCTGCCAGGCCGGCATGATCAAGAGCGTCAGGTCTTGCCCGACCGCATGCTGGTGGCGAAGCGGCACCTCGCAGCCCTCGATGAACTGCTGGCGCAGTGCCTCGATCAGGGCCGCGAAGGGCAGGGCGGCGCGCGTGGCCTCGGCGTCGAAATGCCGCATGGCCGTCAGCCGGCTAGAACCACTCGATGGGCAGGCTCAGGCCCACGCCGGTCAGCAGTGCCTGGCGCTGCGCCTTCAGCTCGGGCGTGGGCGCCGGCCAACGCCGGTAGGTGTAGAGGAAGTCGAGGATGACCAGGCTGTTGTTCGAGTTCTCGGCCGTGCCACGGCGGGTGCCGGGGTTGACGTAGTCCTTGTGCATCACCACGCCGCCGCCCGGGTAGTAGCGCGGCAGGGCCCGCTCGCAGACGGCGACCAGGAACTCCCAGTCCTCCAGCGAAGCCATGTGGGCATCGAAGCGGATGCCTTCCAGCAGCGAGCGCCGGTAGGCCAGCGCATGGTTGGGAATGAAGTTCTTGACCCAGAGCTGCTGCACGTCCTGCGCGCCGAAGGCCAATTGCTGGCGCGACAGCGGCGGCATGCCGGGCTGGGTGCGATCCTCGGTGACCACGGCGCAGTCGGTGAACAGCACCGGTGAGCCGCCGGCCTGGATGGCGGCATGCAGCGTCGCCAGGTGGTGGGGCTCGAAGCTGTCGTCGTCGTCCAGGAACACGATCCACTCGCCGCGGGCGAGGTCCAGGGCCGCGTTGCGGCTGGCGGCCGGGCCGGGCTTGCCGTCGCGCTTGAAGAAGCGGTCCTGCGGCCGCAGCAACTCGGCGGCGGCCTGGGCGCTGGCCGCATCCCAGGCGTCGGCCACGACGATGATCTCGAAGTCCTGGAAGCCTTGACCGAGCAGGGAGCCCAGCGAACGACGCAGCAGGGCAGGGCGCAGGTGGGTCGGAGTCAGGATGCTGAAGAAAGGCCGGTCGGCTGCCATGCAGGGTTCCTCCATCGATTGGCCGCATCGTAGCCGCGCCCGGCTCTGCTCAAAGGGCCGATTTGCGGGTGAACCCGGGGCTCGGAAACGCCGAACTGGGCTTGTGCGCCCGCCTACTTGAGCTCATTGGGAGCGGGGCAGACCTCTATCATCCCGAGATCCAAAGATCTGCCCTTGCTGCCGAGTTCCTGCCCATGCCCTTGATCTCGATCGTGATGCCGGTGCGCAATGGCGCAGCCACGCTGGCCGAGACGCTGGACAGCCTGGCCGTGCAGAGCTTCCGGGATTTCGAACTGGTCCTGGTGAACGACGGTTCGACCGACGAGACCGCCCGCATTGCCGAGGGCCATGCCCACCGCCTGCCGGCCCTGCGCGTCGTCACGCATGAGAGTTCGCAAGGCGTCGCGCGCTCGATCAACGACGGCCTCGCGGCCGGCGACTCCGAGTTCGTCGCCCGGCTCGATGCGGACGACCTGGCCCAGCCGCAGCGCCTGGAGCGCCAACTGGCATTCCTGCAGGCCCACGCGGGGGTCGGGGTCTGCGGCAGCCACATGCAGGTGTTCTCGACCGAGGAGCCGCAGCAACGCTTTGTGCTGGCCCACCCGACGAGCAGCCCGGCCATCCGCACGGCCCTGTTGCAGCGTTGCGCCATCGCCCACCCCTCGGTGATGTGCCGGCGCCAGGTCTTCGAGCAGGTCGGCGTCTACGACGTGCGCTTCGACTTTGCGGAGGACTACGAGCTTTGGTGCCGGGCCAGCCTGCTGGGCATCCAGTTCGCCAACATTCCCGAGACCCTGACCTGGTACCGCAAGCATGCCGGGCAGGTCAGCCGCCAGAAGGCCCAGCTGCAGTTCGAGCGCGATGTGCAGATCAAGATCCGCTACATGGCCGCCTTCCTGCAGGGCGAGGCACCCGGCCTGCTGCCGCAGTTCCTGGCCTTGCAGACCCAGTTCCCCTCGCGCGAACTGGCTTTGGCCGTGCTGCAGCAATGCGGCCCGACCATGACCCGGTTGGCGCGCTTCGTGC
This region includes:
- a CDS encoding glycosyltransferase family 2 protein, which translates into the protein MAADRPFFSILTPTHLRPALLRRSLGSLLGQGFQDFEIIVVADAWDAASAQAAAELLRPQDRFFKRDGKPGPAASRNAALDLARGEWIVFLDDDDSFEPHHLATLHAAIQAGGSPVLFTDCAVVTEDRTQPGMPPLSRQQLAFGAQDVQQLWVKNFIPNHALAYRRSLLEGIRFDAHMASLEDWEFLVAVCERALPRYYPGGGVVMHKDYVNPGTRRGTAENSNNSLVILDFLYTYRRWPAPTPELKAQRQALLTGVGLSLPIEWF
- a CDS encoding glycosyltransferase, whose translation is MPLISIVMPVRNGAATLAETLDSLAVQSFRDFELVLVNDGSTDETARIAEGHAHRLPALRVVTHESSQGVARSINDGLAAGDSEFVARLDADDLAQPQRLERQLAFLQAHAGVGVCGSHMQVFSTEEPQQRFVLAHPTSSPAIRTALLQRCAIAHPSVMCRRQVFEQVGVYDVRFDFAEDYELWCRASLLGIQFANIPETLTWYRKHAGQVSRQKAQLQFERDVQIKIRYMAAFLQGEAPGLLPQFLALQTQFPSRELALAVLQQCGPTMTRLARFVPDADEYASMVTGALLRHLAA